The genomic DNA TCGGAGCAGCCGGGTCGCTTTACTTTTCCCCATGTGTGTGCTGCTGCTTTCCTTTAGCTCCGCCAGCAAGGGCACGAGGCCATGCTCATGTGCCTGAGCAAGGTTCTGTCgctgctgcttgccttcgccaTCACAGACACGCAACAGGatatctcgcaaaaaaaaaaaaaagacacGCAACAGGATAGCAACTGCATTTGCCTTGCTCGCTGAGGATCCATTCCTAATAACTCCAACCAGACTTGGTATGACAGCGGCAGCGGCACTGATAGCTGCCACTCCCTCGGGGCCGTTGGAAAGGATTGACAGTAGCGCAAGGGGGCTCATGTTGCCCCTCTCTAGCGCCCGCACGATCCCGGAAACAGCTCCAGAGGAAACAATCCTCCGTCTGTTCTCTCGGTTGACAGAAATGATGAGGAGAGTGGTGACCACATGCTCCTGGGCGCTAAGATCAGTCGTCGAAGACAGAAGTCTCGAGAGGATAGGGATGCCGCCAGATTCCCCGATGCGTGCACGATGCTCAGCACTGCGCTTCGCGAGCTGGCGAAGCACGCCTGCGGCTTCACGCTGATCCAAAGCGTTCTGCGATGATAGTTTCTGAAGAAGCTCACTTACTTCGTCATGCTCAGAAGCCGTACTTGATGCTATTGCTGCCGGTGCGCTACTGTTACCAATTTGAGCAGAGACCTGTGATGTGGGAAAAACAGCAAGATGCATCAAAAGGTGTCGACATGTCTTTCGGAGGGATGATAGTTTTGCTTTGTGGAATGCTGACTCGATGATCCTGCAGGACCATGTTCTGTCAACATACCTGCTCTACTGCAAAAGTGCCAGTCTTGATGGATCTGTCCTTCACTTCAGCAAGCCGATCGATTATATGCTGTGTAACTGGTCTCTGAACTGGGTTAAGTTGAGCACATTGTATTCCTAACTCTGCGCATACCCGTATCTGTTTCAATTTTTCTATGTGGCCATCTGATATTTGCAACCTATTCCTCCAAGTATCAAGTATCTATGAAATTGCACTTGTTAGTTGGCGCTATGAATATGGTAACATATATAACAAAAAAAATTGTAAACATCAATTCAAACATCAGGATAAAAGCAGAAATCTTTAAAAAGAAACCCTTGTTTAGAGCCAGATATAACACCATATAAGTTGCATTTTCATCAGACATGAAGAAACACAAGATAAATGTTTCTAAAAGAGAGTAAGTTAATTCTATGACAGTAACTATCTTCATGACTTTAAATCCATCTTCTTTCATGTCCTATTCAGTAATAGTAGTACTTGTGGGTTTCTTTAAATACTATGGTCCTTTTTCTTCCTTCGCAAGTTTGACTGTCACCAACATAGTTGGGGAAAAAGGTTGTTCGATTCAAACATGCAAAAACTGGATTACGTCATCTTACTTTCTCTATGAAGTCCTGCTCAGATGCGATGTCGCTCTGGGGACTACCATTCTCATTGAACTGCTGAAAACATGGAAGTTCTTTACGACCAGTGATTATCTCAATGATTACGACACCTAAACTAAATATATCTGCCTTGATGGAGACTAAACCACGGATTAAGTACTCTGGAGCCATATATCCCCTGCAGCAGAGTTTGGAAGTTTGAGGCATTTCAAGAATGAACATGAGATACTGTAGAATAAGGCAAAGCTTACAGTGTTCCTGCAGGATTTTTAGTAAGTGATTGATCCGCAAAGATCTTTGACAAACCAAAATCCGCAATTTTCGGCTCCATATTAGTACCAAACAATATATTTGCAGGCTTCAAGTCAAGATGAATAATTTGGCATTCCCCATGAAGATAATGCAAACCATCGCAAATTCCCCTTATTATTTCACATCTCATGTTCCACTCAAGGCCCGAAGATCCATCTATATATAAAATTTGATAAATTAATAATAAGCTAAACTCCATTCAGTGATTGCAGATTACAGTTATGGAACCGTGTCTTGGTCTAAATAGTTTGGTTGTGTCAGTTCCAGAATCTATAAAAATGATTTGTCGTCAGGTTAGTAACTGACACAATCAGTACAGGTTAAAGCCGTATTGTAGAAACTAAACTACAGGGACTAAAATGAAAATAAAGTAGTCGAGATTTCAGGAATCATACCGGAGATATACTTGTCAAGGCTTTGATTGCATACATACTCGAAGCAAAGCAATCTTTTTGGTGCTTCAGAGAAAATATAACCCACAATTCCAGGCAGCTTCATCGCTTCCCAACTTGATTCGGCACAGTAACCTACAAACTGTACTACGTTTTGGTGCTTCATCCCCATAAGATATCTGACCTCCTTTTGGAATTTGTTATCTTCCACCAGATGTGTATCATGAAGCTTCTTCACAGCAATAATTTTTCCACTCGGAAGAACTCCCTGTGAGGTAAGTCAAAAGTCACTTCATAGTTTGACTTGTGTGCCCTGTTAATGACTAtattaattgctaaataatattaaTCTGATAATTGGAGTGAATGGAATTGGTCATACACGTATAGTTAGTATACCTTGTAAACCACTCCATACCCACCTTTGCCGAGCTCTTGTTCAGCGGAAAAATCACATGTGATGGCCTTCAGAAAGTCTAAAGGAAACGGCATGGGTGGTGCACTTGGATCTTGTAGCTTCTTCTCCCATATATATATTTTATCAGCCATTTCTCCGTGAGGTTTCAGCTACGATCCTCTGTTTCGAAGTCTAGAAATCAGTTCCCACAATAATCGACAGAAAGGGCAAACAATCCTATATATTCCTGTTGGCAGTACAAGGCGATGATGAAATACCAGTGGCTAGGAACCAAAGCAATATCAGATGGCTAGGTCCTAAACTAAAGAAAGCAATATCAGACCTGCTGAGCTGAAGGCCTTGTGGTGCTTGTGCTCAAGAGGATTCTTGGCTCCCAGTCCCAGATGAAAGAAGAAAGGTGCACCGCGAGCTTAACTAAGCAGACCCACTTGGGTTGGGTGCATATATAACAAGCAAGTTTTGGTTCACGCGTAGTTAGGTAAGTGCTTTGCTGCCTTGTCATTCCATacaagaataaaaaataaaaaggagtTTAGACCTTGACTAAGGAAGTCGCCCACCAAGTCTCCCTGTTTGGCCAATAACTATACACGaagcagaaaaaaatgaataaGACAAAAATGAAATGAGAAATGGAACAAGAAAagtgttagagatatatttgggatATATGTATTTGGTAGTCTAGGATTTGTAATCCGTCTCCTACCTTATCTCCAGGAGAGGCATCTTGCctccaagtcttgtactcaatatatactcgccctcgaaGCTCAATAATAAATCCATCATATTCCgcaacaatccctctctcccttctaacatggtatcaaccTAATCACGATCCAAACCCTAgctgccgccgcttccgcacccgcgcgccgcccccggggcggtcggcctccatgaccgccgccgggggccgcgccgcgcgtacctagggttcgtctgcCGGCCGcgttggccggctgccctagagagtctttttcccgagcctTTACTCCGGGTTTTTTTTTCTCTCTCAccggtcgctttgatcggcgttttttattttggttttccgatctgcttgatcggtttgcgtcgcccgccgccgccgtcgaccccgtgcgcctctactccgactTCGGCATCGAGTACACCGGCGTCTtcgccgacccggcggcctcgcgcgtcgtccgCACGTCTGGccgccggtcgccccgacccggcggcctcgcgtcatgcggCGGCCCTTCACCGCCGCCGTTCGCGCGCCAGCCCGCCCatcgatctacgccggccgtcaccgccctgctccgaccgggactcctgcatcaccccgacccggcggcctcgcgtcatgcggcggccaatcatagctgccctgccgcccgccgtcgccggcctcatcccggactccgccgccaccactcctccaccgagcggcgtccccgacctcgcgcgcgatcggcttgatcacccactcgccgccgcgatccgcct from Triticum dicoccoides isolate Atlit2015 ecotype Zavitan unplaced genomic scaffold, WEW_v2.0 scaffold107425, whole genome shotgun sequence includes the following:
- the LOC119342857 gene encoding putative receptor-like protein kinase At4g00960, translating into MADKIYIWEKKLQDPSAPPMPFPLDFLKAITCDFSAEQELGKGGYGVVYKGVLPSGKIIAVKKLHDTHLVEDNKFQKEVRYLMGMKHQNVVQFVGYCAESSWEAMKLPGIVGYIFSEAPKRLLCFEYVCNQSLDKYISDGSSGLEWNMRCEIIRGICDGLHYLHGECQIIHLDLKPANILFGTNMEPKIADFGLSKIFADQSLTKNPAGTLGYMAPEYLIRGLVSIKADIFSLGVVIIEIITGRKELPCFQQFNENGSPQSDIASEQDFIEKILDTWRNRLQISDGHIEKLKQIRVCAELGIQCAQLNPVQRPVTQHIIDRLAEVKDRSIKTGTFAVEQVSAQIGNSSAPAAIASSTASEHDEVSELLQKLSSQNALDQREAAGVLRQLAKRSAEHRARIGESGGIPILSRLLSSTTDLSAQEHVVTTLLIISVNRENRRRIVSSGAVSGIVRALERGNMSPLALLSILSNGPEGVAAISAAAAVIPSLVGVIRNGSSASKANAVAILLRVFFFFLRDILLRVCDGEGKQQRQNLAQAHEHGLVPLLAELKESSSTHMGKSKATRLLRLMNN